A window from Streptomyces sp. NBC_00271 encodes these proteins:
- a CDS encoding DMT family transporter has translation MTAQTALFALATSLLWGLADFGGGLLTRRTPALTVVVVSQSIAAAVLGAIVVATGGWSAAGPQLWFAFAAGLVGPVALLSFYKALALGPMGVVSPLGSLAVAVPITVGLFLGERPGLTQVAGIVVAVVGVVLAGGPQWRGAPVQRQAVLLTLIAALGFGTVFVLIAEASSSVTGLFLALFVQRLTNVATGGAALLVSVRRGAAALPEGGFPWRSLPALAFVGLADVAANGTYSVAAQHGPVTVAAVLASLYPVVTALAARGFLSERLRGIQAAGAGLALVGTVLLATG, from the coding sequence ATGACGGCACAGACAGCGCTCTTCGCCCTGGCCACCAGCCTCCTGTGGGGCCTGGCCGACTTCGGCGGAGGGCTGCTGACCCGGCGTACGCCCGCGCTCACCGTGGTCGTCGTCTCGCAGTCGATCGCGGCTGCGGTCCTGGGCGCGATCGTGGTCGCGACCGGCGGCTGGAGCGCGGCGGGACCGCAGCTGTGGTTCGCCTTCGCCGCGGGACTCGTGGGACCGGTCGCGCTGCTCTCCTTCTACAAGGCGCTCGCCCTGGGCCCGATGGGCGTCGTCTCCCCACTCGGCTCCCTGGCCGTGGCCGTCCCCATCACCGTGGGACTCTTCCTCGGCGAGCGCCCCGGGCTGACGCAGGTGGCGGGCATCGTGGTCGCCGTCGTGGGCGTCGTACTCGCCGGCGGGCCCCAGTGGAGAGGCGCCCCCGTGCAGCGGCAGGCGGTCCTCCTCACTCTGATCGCCGCGCTCGGCTTCGGCACGGTGTTCGTGCTGATCGCGGAGGCGTCCTCGTCGGTGACCGGGCTGTTCCTCGCGCTGTTCGTGCAGCGCCTGACCAACGTCGCCACCGGTGGCGCGGCGCTCCTCGTCTCCGTGCGGCGCGGCGCCGCCGCCCTTCCCGAGGGTGGTTTCCCCTGGCGCTCCCTGCCCGCGCTCGCCTTCGTGGGCCTCGCGGACGTCGCGGCGAACGGCACGTACTCCGTCGCCGCCCAGCACGGCCCGGTCACGGTGGCAGCCGTCCTCGCCTCGCTCTATCCGGTGGTCACGGCCCTCGCCGCACGGGGCTTCCTCAGCGAACGGCTGCGCGGAATCCAGGCCGCGGGCGCGGGCCTGGCGCTGGTCGGCACGGTGCTGCTGGCCACCGGCTGA
- a CDS encoding acyltransferase, translating to MPSNRNVFSSWRRRLAQRAVHACWAWVQRTGSVTAEHPGRLRFGAMGTGTRLAFPLGTVFGEPWIHLGAHCIVGEQVTLTAGLMPDLDLGADPILRVGDGVVLGRGSHVIADTTVTIGSDCYFGPYVYVTSTNHSYDDPHVPIGKQWPRMEPVEIGSGCWIGTGAVILPGARIGRNVVVAAGAVVRGAVPDHSVVAGAPARVVRRWDAVDGWQPPLRTPAPVPIPDGVTPEQLLALSELDEETVERLAELDAESS from the coding sequence GTGCCCAGCAACAGGAACGTGTTCTCATCATGGCGGCGCCGCCTCGCGCAGCGCGCCGTCCACGCGTGCTGGGCCTGGGTGCAGCGCACGGGTTCGGTGACGGCCGAGCACCCGGGGCGGCTGCGCTTCGGCGCGATGGGAACGGGTACCAGACTCGCCTTCCCGCTCGGCACCGTCTTCGGCGAACCCTGGATCCACCTCGGCGCCCACTGCATCGTCGGCGAACAGGTCACCCTCACCGCCGGTCTGATGCCCGACCTCGACCTCGGCGCCGACCCGATCCTGCGTGTCGGCGACGGTGTCGTGCTCGGCCGCGGCAGCCATGTCATCGCCGACACGACGGTCACGATCGGCAGCGACTGCTACTTCGGCCCGTATGTGTACGTGACGTCCACGAACCACTCGTACGACGATCCGCACGTGCCCATCGGCAAGCAGTGGCCCCGGATGGAGCCGGTGGAGATCGGATCCGGCTGCTGGATCGGCACCGGGGCGGTGATCCTGCCGGGGGCGCGGATCGGGCGGAACGTCGTGGTGGCGGCCGGCGCGGTGGTGCGCGGCGCGGTGCCGGACCACTCGGTCGTGGCGGGGGCTCCGGCCCGGGTCGTACGGCGCTGGGACGCGGTCGACGGCTGGCAGCCGCCGCTGCGGACGCCCGCGCCGGTCCCGATTCCCGACGGGGTGACCCCGGAGCAACTGCTCGCGCTGTCGGAGCTGGACGAGGAGACCGTGGAGCGGCTGGCGGAGCTGGACGCCGAGTCGTCCTGA
- a CDS encoding helix-turn-helix domain-containing protein, translating into MSDLDLLTQSLARNVKRWRTERGFTLDVLAGRAGVSRGMLIQIEQARTNPSIGTVVKIGDALGVSITTLLDYEQGPKVRIVPAEQAVRLWHTDAGSYNRLLAGTEAPGPLEMWDWRLMPGDGSPSDPHPTGTVELVHVIAGDLTLVVDGTDYRVPEGASVSFEANTPHTYANKGDVPVEMVMAVSVPLVH; encoded by the coding sequence GTGTCGGATCTCGACCTGCTGACCCAGTCGCTGGCGCGCAACGTCAAGCGCTGGCGCACCGAGCGCGGCTTCACCCTGGACGTGCTCGCCGGCCGCGCCGGAGTCAGCCGCGGCATGCTCATCCAGATCGAGCAGGCCAGGACCAACCCCAGCATCGGTACCGTCGTGAAGATCGGTGACGCGCTCGGCGTCAGCATCACGACCCTCCTCGACTACGAGCAGGGCCCCAAGGTCCGGATCGTCCCGGCCGAGCAGGCCGTACGGCTGTGGCACACGGACGCGGGCAGCTACAACCGCCTCCTCGCCGGTACCGAGGCGCCCGGACCGCTGGAGATGTGGGACTGGCGGCTCATGCCGGGCGACGGCAGCCCCTCCGACCCGCACCCCACGGGGACGGTCGAACTCGTCCACGTCATTGCGGGCGACCTCACTCTCGTCGTCGACGGGACCGACTACCGCGTCCCCGAGGGCGCGAGCGTGTCCTTCGAGGCCAACACCCCCCATACATACGCCAACAAGGGCGACGTGCCGGTGGAGATGGTCATGGCGGTGTCGGTGCCGCTCGTGCACTGA
- a CDS encoding YbaK/EbsC family protein yields the protein MRAPIGHFDHATAAPDCLDELTRPVADGVRHWRGTVPADQIVYVDTDPEWADTATFVEHYGKELLDQSANCVVVAGKRGGETTLAACVVLSATRVDVNGVVRRQLGARKASFAPMDTATGESGMEYGGITPIGLPGDWPVLVDSAVVELPYVLVGSGRRRGKLLVPGKAFAELPNAVVLEGLGIA from the coding sequence ATGCGCGCTCCCATCGGACACTTCGACCACGCCACGGCCGCCCCCGACTGCCTCGACGAGCTCACCCGCCCGGTCGCGGACGGTGTACGCCACTGGCGCGGCACCGTCCCCGCCGACCAGATCGTGTACGTCGACACGGACCCCGAGTGGGCCGACACCGCGACCTTCGTCGAGCACTACGGCAAGGAGCTGCTGGACCAGTCCGCCAACTGCGTGGTCGTCGCGGGCAAGCGCGGCGGTGAGACCACGCTCGCCGCCTGCGTGGTCCTCTCCGCCACCCGCGTCGACGTCAACGGCGTCGTCCGCCGCCAACTCGGCGCCCGCAAGGCCTCGTTCGCCCCGATGGACACCGCCACCGGCGAGAGCGGCATGGAGTACGGCGGTATCACCCCGATCGGGCTGCCGGGCGACTGGCCGGTGCTGGTGGACTCGGCGGTCGTCGAGCTGCCGTACGTCCTGGTGGGCAGTGGCCGGCGGCGCGGGAAGCTGCTGGTACCCGGCAAGGCGTTCGCCGAACTGCCGAACGCGGTGGTGCTGGAGGGGCTGGGCATCGCCTGA